Genomic window (Achromobacter sp. B7):
CGCATTGCACGGCGGCTCGCCGCGCGCCTGGTCGCCAAAACTGCATGGCGACTCGCGGCTGCGGTTCATCGTAGGCGCGTTCACGCGCATGCGGCTGTGCTCGCGCGATGGGGCCATGGCGCTGGGCGCCAAAGCCACCCCGGGCCATTGGCCGCAAGGCACCTTGCCGTGGTTCGACGTGCCCGGGCGGGCCTGCGTCGACACCCCCATCCTGTTCGGCCATTGGGCCACGCTAGGGTTATTGGTACGCCGTGACGTCACCTGCCTGGACACCGGCTGCGTGACGGGAGGCGTGCTGACGGCGCTGCGCGTGGCCGACCGAAAGTTGTTGCAGGTGGGGGCGGAAGCGTTGCAAGTCTGAGCCGCCGCCTGCCCGCTATTCAACGCTATTCAACATTGGACAGGGTCTGTAAAAACGCCGCGATGTCGCGCGCGTCCTGTTCCCGCAGGCCCAGGGCGGGCATGGCAGTGCCCGGCTTGATACGTTGCGGGTCCAGCAACCACTGCTGCATGGAATCAGGCGAATTCGGCACAACGCCGGCGATGCGCGAACGGTCCGCCATGCCATCCAGCGACGGGCCAACATAGTGGCGCGCGCCCGGCACGCCGGGGACGGCGTGGCAGGTCACGCACAGATACTGCTGCAACGCATCGCGCCCGGCCTTGGCATCGCCCAGGCGCATGTCGCCTGTGCGCATGTCGTCTACGCGCACGTCGCCTACGCGCACGTCGCCTGCGGGCATGTTGGCTACGCCCATTTCGCCTACGCGCACGTCGCCCGCGGGCATGTTGCCTACGCCCATTTCGCCTGCGCCCATTTCGCCCACGCGCCCGTCGCTTGGCCGCGCCTCTGTAGGCGCAATCGACGCGGAGGACGCCGCGCCCGAAGCCGGGTCACCGGGCGGTGCGGCGTCGCGATATTGCTGCGCCGATAGCGTCGGCAACACCCGCAGGTATCCCACCACGTCCCAAATCTGCTCGTCCGTCATGCGGTACTGCCAGGCCGGCATGCCGGTCATCTTGATGCCCTGGCGAATGATCCAGTAGACCTCGGCCGCCGGACGCTCCCGAGCGCTGGTCACCAGCGGCGGGGGCGGGGGATTCAGCCCCAGCGCATAGGGTTCGGGCGCCTGGCCCGGCCCACCGTGGCACTGCGCGCAATGCGCGCGGTACAGCGCATCGCCGCGCCGTATGCGCTGCGGGCTGTCCAGGTCCGGGACCTTGATATCCGCCGACCGCAACTTCACCGACCGCGTGGACGCCACGTCCAGCAGGGCGTAGACGGGCATGGTGTGCGGGCCGGTGGCGCTGACGTCATACCAGCCGAAGTAGACAACCGCGCTGCCGACCGCCGCGCCCGCAACCGCCAACGCGGCGACACACCAGGCAGCGATACGTGGCCAGCGTCTCATTGCGCCTCCTGTCCCTTGGGCAAGCTCAGCAAGAACGCCGCAATGTCTTGGGCCTCGGCCTGGCTCAAGCCGACGTTCGGCATGGCGGTGCGCGGATTGATGGCGGGTGGGTCCATCAACCAGCGGACCAGATTGGCGGGCGTGTTGGGCAGCAGCCCCGTCAAATAGGCCTGACGCCCCAGATTGTCCAGGGGCGGCCCCACGGCGGATGCCGGACCGCGCACCGTCGGCACGGCGTGGCAGGCCAGGCAACCGTGGTTGGACACCAGCTGCCGCCCGCGCGCCGCGTTGGCAGTGCTGGGCAGGGCGTCAGCGGACAGGTTCTGCGCCAATGGCGGACGCTCGTCCCCGCACGCCGCCAGCAACGACAGCGCGGCAGCGCCAAGCAGGATGAGGGGAGGGCGAGCGATAAGGCGCAAGAGGGTCTGACGTCCAGCGGCTGAGATACCTGCCAACCGCCAGCAAGTGTCGTGCCGCCCGACGCTGACCTCGCGCGCTCACCGCGTTCGGCAGCGTGAAAATACAACGCGTTGCAAGGCCCCAGGGTATGCCACAGGCTGCCCAGGTATGCCACATGCTGACGCGCGGCATGGCCGCCATCCTTTCCTACGTGCTTGCCACCGCGCAGGCGGATTCCGCCGGGACGCGCTTGCCTGCTGCAATTTCGCGCGGGCCGGCAGGCGACGGCGCGCATGTCATTGCCGACATCAGCCAAGTCCTGTTCATCGGCGCCACGGCGATTTTCGTGGTGGTGTTCGCGTTGGTGGCCGTGGCGCTGTTTGGCCCGGCCGCCGCGCGTCGGCGTCTGTCCAGCCCCGCGCTGATCGTCGGCGCGGGCATCGCGTTTCCGGTAGTCGCGCTGACTGCGTTGCTGGTCTACGTGTTGAGCACAGGGCCTTCCATGGCCGGCGACGGCGCCAAGCCTGCGGTGCGCATCGCCGTCAAGGGCGAACTCTGGTGGTGGCGGGTGCGCTACCACGACGCGTCGGGCGCCGTCTTGTTCGACACCGCCAACGACATTCGCATACCCGTTGGCGCATGGGTTGAGTTCGAGCTGAGTTCCGACAACGTCATCCACAGCTTCTGGGTGCCCGAACTGGCGGGCAAGCTGGACATGATTCCCGGCCGCGTGAACCGCCTGCGGGTACGCGCGCAGGCGGCAGGCACGTTTACCGGGCAATGCGCCGAATATTGCGGCGCGCAACACGCCAACATGAAGTTCAACGTGGTGGCGTTGGAACCCGACGCGTACCAAGCATGGCAAGACGCACAGGTGCGGCCGGCTGAGGTGCGGCCGGCTGAGGTGCGGCCGGCTCAGGCGCGGCCGGCTGAGGCGCGGCCGGCTCAGGTGCGGCCGGCTGAGGCGCGGCCGGCTGAGGTGCGGCCGGCCGAGGCGTCCGCGCCCACGCTGCATCAGGGCGCGCAAGTCTTCCAGCAAGCGTGCGCGCAATGCCACACCGTGCGCGGCACGGCGGCCCGGGGCGCGCTGGGCCCAGACCTGACCCACGTAGGCAGCCGCCTGTCACTGGCAGCCGGTGTGCTGCCTAACAACGTAGGCGCGCTGGCCGGGTGGATCGCCGACAGCCAACACATCAAACCGGGCAACCCCATGCCGTCCTTCAACCAACTGCCAGGCGAAGATCTGCGCGCCGTGGCCCGCTACCTGGAAAGCCTGAAGTGAGCGATAACGCCCAGCCCCCCGCGACCGCCACCCCACAAGCGCCACCCGTGGGCGCCTTGTTGACCCCCAAGCTGCCCAATCCTTCGCCGCGCCCGCAGGAAGAAGAGGGCGCGCTGTTGCGGGCGTGGTGGCGGCCCAGTGGCTGGCGCCTGGTTACCGTGGTCGATAACGCGTCGATTGGCTTGCTTTATATCGCCACGGCCTTTCTCTTCTTCCTGTTAGCCGGCGTACTGGCGCTATTGATGCGCACGCAATTGGCCGCGCCCGATAGCCACCTGATCGGGCACGCGCTGTACAACCAGCTGTTCACCATGCACGGCACCGTGATGATGTTTCTGTTCGCCGTGCCCGCCGTGGAAGCCA
Coding sequences:
- a CDS encoding c-type cytochrome; the protein is MRRWPRIAAWCVAALAVAGAAVGSAVVYFGWYDVSATGPHTMPVYALLDVASTRSVKLRSADIKVPDLDSPQRIRRGDALYRAHCAQCHGGPGQAPEPYALGLNPPPPPLVTSARERPAAEVYWIIRQGIKMTGMPAWQYRMTDEQIWDVVGYLRVLPTLSAQQYRDAAPPGDPASGAASSASIAPTEARPSDGRVGEMGAGEMGVGNMPAGDVRVGEMGVANMPAGDVRVGDVRVDDMRTGDMRLGDAKAGRDALQQYLCVTCHAVPGVPGARHYVGPSLDGMADRSRIAGVVPNSPDSMQQWLLDPQRIKPGTAMPALGLREQDARDIAAFLQTLSNVE
- a CDS encoding cytochrome c family protein is translated as MRLIARPPLILLGAAALSLLAACGDERPPLAQNLSADALPSTANAARGRQLVSNHGCLACHAVPTVRGPASAVGPPLDNLGRQAYLTGLLPNTPANLVRWLMDPPAINPRTAMPNVGLSQAEAQDIAAFLLSLPKGQEAQ
- a CDS encoding c-type cytochrome; this encodes MPQAAQVCHMLTRGMAAILSYVLATAQADSAGTRLPAAISRGPAGDGAHVIADISQVLFIGATAIFVVVFALVAVALFGPAAARRRLSSPALIVGAGIAFPVVALTALLVYVLSTGPSMAGDGAKPAVRIAVKGELWWWRVRYHDASGAVLFDTANDIRIPVGAWVEFELSSDNVIHSFWVPELAGKLDMIPGRVNRLRVRAQAAGTFTGQCAEYCGAQHANMKFNVVALEPDAYQAWQDAQVRPAEVRPAEVRPAQARPAEARPAQVRPAEARPAEVRPAEASAPTLHQGAQVFQQACAQCHTVRGTAARGALGPDLTHVGSRLSLAAGVLPNNVGALAGWIADSQHIKPGNPMPSFNQLPGEDLRAVARYLESLK